Proteins from a genomic interval of Lysobacter stagni:
- a CDS encoding SIMPL domain-containing protein — protein sequence MPQLSPRTTLRPLVLAAALAFGALPAVSPAQTTPYVATDGTLLSVSAQAEARRAPDIATLSTGVVTQAADANAAMRANAEQMAKVVAAIKAAGIAERDVQTSGVNLNPQYKYVENQSPTITGYQAINNVNIVVRDIAKLGKILDALVATGANQINGPTFDLDDAKKDAAYDEARRAAVEKAQARAEMYAKTLGKKVRRIVSISEGGSFAPPRPMPMMAMKAMDRMESTPISPGENTLSVSIDVVFELGN from the coding sequence ATGCCCCAGCTGTCGCCCCGCACCACCTTGCGCCCGCTCGTCCTTGCCGCTGCCCTCGCCTTCGGAGCCCTGCCCGCCGTGAGCCCCGCCCAGACCACGCCCTACGTCGCCACCGATGGCACGCTGCTGTCCGTGTCGGCCCAGGCCGAGGCGCGACGCGCGCCGGACATCGCCACCCTGTCCACCGGCGTGGTGACCCAGGCCGCGGACGCCAACGCCGCCATGCGCGCCAACGCCGAGCAGATGGCCAAGGTGGTCGCGGCGATCAAGGCCGCCGGCATCGCCGAGCGCGACGTGCAGACCAGCGGTGTCAACCTCAACCCGCAGTACAAGTACGTCGAGAACCAGTCGCCGACCATCACCGGCTACCAGGCGATCAACAACGTCAACATCGTCGTGCGCGACATCGCGAAGCTGGGCAAGATCCTGGACGCGCTGGTCGCCACCGGTGCCAACCAGATCAACGGCCCCACCTTCGACCTGGACGATGCGAAGAAGGACGCGGCCTACGACGAAGCGCGCCGCGCGGCGGTCGAGAAGGCCCAGGCCCGCGCCGAGATGTACGCCAAGACGCTGGGCAAGAAGGTGCGCCGCATCGTCAGCATCAGCGAGGGCGGCAGCTTCGCCCCGCCGCGCCCGATGCCGATGATGGCCATGAAGGCGATGGATCGCATGGAATCCACGCCGATCTCACCGGGTGAAAACACCTTGTCGGTCAGCATCGACGTGGTGTTCGAACTCGGAAACTGA
- a CDS encoding energy transducer TonB: protein MAHAHALPFPAHAHARESLDATRIAANAGTMLVNAALILLLLVPLTERIAAPTSKVDDVITLFDIPPKKDPPKRQEVEIVREPPKPSATPTPRPQPQVVAVEQPVVDAQPGDIAVEAAEVTGETLTTLDPQPPPAGTQLQALQSPPPPYPGQAMREGLRGVVELEILVGIDGRPLEVRVVRSSGHRLLDQAALRTVRTKWMFQPAMRNGQPVQALGRVPIEFTLQ, encoded by the coding sequence ATGGCCCATGCACACGCGCTTCCGTTTCCCGCACACGCACACGCACGCGAATCGCTTGATGCCACCCGCATCGCGGCCAACGCGGGCACCATGCTGGTCAACGCCGCGCTGATCCTGCTCCTGCTCGTTCCGTTGACGGAGCGCATCGCGGCGCCCACATCGAAGGTCGACGACGTGATCACCCTCTTCGACATCCCGCCGAAGAAGGATCCACCCAAGCGGCAGGAGGTGGAGATCGTCCGTGAACCGCCGAAGCCCTCGGCAACGCCGACGCCGCGCCCGCAGCCGCAGGTCGTTGCCGTCGAGCAGCCCGTCGTGGATGCGCAGCCCGGCGACATCGCCGTCGAAGCGGCGGAGGTCACCGGCGAAACGTTGACCACGCTGGATCCGCAGCCGCCGCCGGCCGGCACGCAGTTGCAGGCGCTGCAATCGCCACCGCCGCCGTATCCGGGCCAGGCCATGCGCGAAGGACTGCGCGGCGTGGTCGAGCTGGAAATCCTCGTCGGCATCGACGGCCGCCCGCTCGAAGTGCGCGTGGTGCGCAGCAGCGGTCATCGCTTGCTCGATCAGGCCGCCCTGCGCACCGTGCGCACGAAGTGGATGTTCCAGCCGGCCATGCGCAACGGCCAGCCGGTGCAGGCACTGGGGCGCGTGCCAATCGAGTTCACGCTGCAGTGA
- a CDS encoding autotransporter outer membrane beta-barrel domain-containing protein → MRIRKLTPNRLSLSLHLALLASLPSIANAQQLIALTGQAKTATGTYADGTTNGFTLAAEGTGASITGSATVRNTGRNGAALFSNLAGDISLANSTISASGADGTGVWAQDGGTVNLTDSTVDATGPRGSGVFAWDGTVDMNGGSVTVSFSVLGASAIHARGTGIVTSSNQTVTTAGMGTAAVLASEGGHVTLNNSNASVDGADSYGAYATGAGSTIETTDAEIAVTGPASHGVVADAGGTVALVDSTVISSVIAGNHALLSMGTGSLITASGTDINSSGSSARGAGAQSGAAIRIENGSSITTTGLGSLGATALGTGSTLTLDASTVDTSGLDAIGAAAADGAQVSVINGATVSTTGLGAYGVVATGLNSLLTVDGSVVHTSGSQAPGAVAQAGALVSLTNGATVEASGNSSNALEVTGTGSRATSNASTITSTQAVGVVMSQGVSVDLVDTTVKGLPHAVGFVAVGTDPAITTPAILTVSGGSLFSEGALLQSQDIHAQVTLADDVSALTTSGELARAKDGSVLLLTLRNTAVQGDVIAESGSALDLTIDAQGALEGAAYNGRQLSMLGDSLWTVTNSSTFASATNVGQIAFAAPTGGNFKTLTISGDYTGNGGTVVLNTALGNDASRTDTLIVQGNTSGTTALRVNNAGGAGAYTTADGIQVVRVDGASNGSFALDGRVVAGANEYLLAQGGKANPADGDWYLRSEAPPPPAPEPPPADPTPVEPAPVPTAPVIPTVPEPAGLPVYRPEPAAYLANQAASVGMFEHSMHDRMGEPNLGKRGDDGRSEAAWVRVVRNQMDGQTGAGQLDAGTDLSVLQIGGEIARWNGDGRFHLGLMGGTGRAHTQVASNLTDWHAKGNVTGYNLGVYGTWFANATNATGVYLDGWLQYGRYDNRVQGERLSEERYDAHTLSASIEAGYAFALNDGGNTRLFIEPQAQAIFTDYSASKHREDNGTLIDDRNAGGLTTRLGVRFYGHAATTAHNLVQPFVTVNWWHDNDRNVMSFNDTALALGLPRDRYELKLGAQGQLGGGWTGWGNLGLAAGAGDYRDVTGQLGLNYRW, encoded by the coding sequence ATGCGCATTCGCAAGCTCACGCCCAATCGGCTCTCCCTTTCGCTTCACCTTGCTCTTCTAGCTTCGCTTCCTTCAATCGCAAACGCCCAACAGCTCATCGCGCTGACCGGGCAGGCGAAGACTGCCACCGGCACCTACGCGGACGGCACCACCAACGGCTTCACCCTCGCTGCGGAAGGCACCGGAGCGTCCATCACGGGCAGCGCCACGGTGCGTAATACCGGACGGAATGGCGCGGCGCTGTTCTCGAATCTTGCCGGAGACATCTCCCTCGCCAACTCCACGATCAGCGCGAGCGGTGCGGATGGCACGGGCGTGTGGGCGCAGGATGGCGGCACCGTGAACCTCACGGACAGCACTGTCGATGCCACGGGACCCCGTGGATCCGGCGTGTTCGCATGGGATGGCACCGTCGACATGAACGGTGGCTCCGTGACCGTCAGCTTCAGCGTCCTGGGGGCGAGCGCGATCCACGCCCGCGGCACGGGCATCGTGACGTCCAGCAACCAGACGGTGACGACCGCTGGCATGGGCACGGCAGCTGTGCTGGCGTCCGAGGGCGGGCACGTCACCTTGAACAACAGCAATGCGAGCGTGGATGGCGCTGACAGCTACGGAGCGTACGCGACCGGCGCTGGCAGCACGATCGAGACCACCGACGCGGAAATCGCGGTCACGGGGCCCGCGTCGCACGGCGTGGTCGCCGATGCCGGCGGCACCGTTGCGCTCGTCGACTCGACGGTCATCTCGAGCGTGATCGCCGGCAATCACGCCCTCCTCTCCATGGGCACCGGCAGCCTGATCACGGCGTCGGGCACCGACATCAACTCAAGCGGCTCTTCCGCGAGGGGCGCCGGCGCGCAATCCGGAGCCGCCATCCGCATCGAGAACGGATCGAGCATCACGACCACTGGCCTGGGTTCGCTCGGAGCTACTGCGCTGGGCACCGGCAGCACCCTCACGCTCGACGCCTCAACGGTCGACACCTCGGGACTGGATGCCATCGGTGCCGCGGCGGCCGACGGCGCGCAGGTATCCGTGATCAACGGCGCCACCGTTTCGACGACGGGGCTGGGGGCTTATGGCGTGGTCGCCACCGGCTTGAACTCCCTCCTGACAGTCGATGGCAGCGTCGTGCACACGTCGGGCAGCCAGGCCCCGGGAGCCGTCGCACAGGCCGGCGCCCTGGTTTCGCTGACCAACGGCGCCACGGTCGAAGCCTCGGGCAACAGCTCAAACGCCCTGGAAGTGACTGGCACTGGCAGCCGCGCCACGTCCAATGCCTCCACGATCACCAGTACGCAGGCGGTCGGCGTGGTCATGTCGCAAGGCGTCTCGGTCGATCTGGTCGACACGACGGTGAAGGGCCTGCCCCACGCCGTCGGCTTCGTCGCGGTGGGAACCGATCCGGCCATCACCACGCCCGCCATCCTGACCGTCTCCGGCGGCTCGCTGTTTTCCGAAGGCGCCCTGCTGCAGTCCCAGGACATCCATGCACAGGTGACACTGGCCGATGACGTGAGCGCCCTGACCACCAGCGGGGAACTGGCGCGCGCAAAAGACGGCAGCGTCCTGCTCCTCACGCTGCGCAACACTGCCGTGCAAGGCGATGTGATCGCCGAGAGCGGCAGCGCGCTCGACCTCACCATCGATGCGCAGGGTGCGCTCGAAGGTGCCGCCTACAACGGCCGGCAACTGTCCATGCTCGGTGATTCGCTGTGGACCGTGACGAATTCATCGACGTTCGCGTCGGCAACCAATGTCGGCCAGATCGCGTTCGCCGCACCCACCGGCGGCAACTTCAAGACGCTCACGATCAGCGGCGACTACACCGGAAACGGCGGCACGGTCGTGCTCAACACCGCGCTCGGCAATGACGCTTCGCGGACCGACACGCTCATCGTGCAGGGCAATACGTCCGGCACCACCGCCCTTCGCGTGAACAATGCCGGCGGTGCAGGCGCGTACACCACCGCCGATGGCATCCAGGTCGTGCGGGTGGATGGTGCGTCGAACGGCAGCTTCGCGCTGGACGGCCGCGTGGTGGCGGGCGCCAACGAGTACCTGCTGGCGCAGGGCGGCAAGGCGAACCCCGCCGACGGAGACTGGTACCTGCGCTCCGAGGCGCCGCCCCCGCCGGCGCCGGAACCGCCCCCGGCTGATCCCACGCCGGTGGAGCCTGCTCCGGTCCCGACCGCGCCAGTCATTCCCACGGTGCCGGAGCCCGCGGGGCTCCCCGTCTACCGCCCCGAACCCGCGGCCTACCTCGCCAACCAGGCGGCATCGGTCGGCATGTTCGAGCACTCCATGCATGACCGCATGGGCGAACCGAACCTGGGCAAGCGCGGTGACGACGGTCGCAGCGAGGCCGCATGGGTGCGCGTGGTGCGCAACCAGATGGACGGCCAGACCGGCGCGGGCCAGCTCGATGCCGGGACGGACCTGTCGGTGCTGCAGATCGGTGGCGAGATCGCCCGCTGGAACGGCGATGGCCGCTTCCACCTTGGCCTGATGGGCGGCACGGGGCGCGCCCACACGCAGGTGGCGTCCAACCTCACCGACTGGCACGCGAAGGGCAACGTCACCGGCTACAACCTCGGCGTGTACGGCACCTGGTTCGCCAATGCCACCAACGCCACCGGCGTCTACCTCGACGGCTGGTTGCAGTACGGACGCTACGACAACCGCGTGCAGGGCGAGCGGCTGTCCGAGGAGCGCTACGACGCGCACACGCTCTCGGCGTCGATCGAAGCGGGGTACGCATTCGCATTGAACGACGGCGGCAATACCCGACTGTTCATCGAACCGCAGGCACAGGCGATCTTCACCGACTACTCCGCATCGAAGCACCGTGAGGACAACGGCACGCTCATCGATGACAGGAACGCCGGCGGCCTGACCACGCGACTGGGTGTGCGCTTCTATGGCCACGCGGCAACCACCGCACACAACCTCGTGCAGCCGTTCGTCACCGTCAACTGGTGGCACGACAACGACCGCAACGTGATGTCGTTCAACGACACCGCGCTGGCACTGGGGCTGCCGCGCGATCGCTACGAGTTGAAGCTCGGCGCGCAGGGACAACTCGGCGGCGGATGGACGGGCTGGGGCAACCTGGGCCTGGCCGCCGGCGCGGGCGATTACCGCGACGTCACCGGCCAGCTCGGCCTCAACTATCGCTGGTAG
- the rlmH gene encoding 23S rRNA (pseudouridine(1915)-N(3))-methyltransferase RlmH — MKAKLIAVGERAPRWVTEGFGEYQKRLSHWLPLDLVEVEPGLRGKGRDAARAMHDEGARVIAALPKNALVVTLDGRGRTWSSEQLAQRLEHWRAQGRDLAFLIGGPEGHAPEVIARGDESWSLGPLTLPHMLVRLVVAEQLYRAAALLANHPYHRA; from the coding sequence ATGAAAGCGAAACTGATCGCCGTCGGCGAACGCGCGCCGCGCTGGGTGACCGAGGGATTCGGCGAATACCAGAAGCGCCTGTCGCACTGGCTGCCGCTGGACCTGGTGGAAGTGGAGCCCGGCCTGCGCGGCAAGGGCCGCGATGCCGCGCGCGCGATGCACGACGAAGGCGCACGCGTCATCGCCGCCTTGCCGAAGAATGCACTGGTGGTGACGCTCGATGGACGCGGACGGACGTGGTCGTCGGAACAGCTCGCGCAGCGCCTGGAACACTGGCGTGCGCAGGGGCGCGACCTGGCATTCCTGATCGGCGGACCCGAGGGGCACGCACCGGAGGTGATCGCGCGCGGCGATGAGTCCTGGTCGTTGGGTCCGCTCACGCTGCCGCACATGCTGGTGCGTCTGGTGGTGGCCGAGCAGCTGTATCGCGCCGCGGCATTGCTGGCCAACCACCCGTATCACCGCGCCTGA
- a CDS encoding alkaline phosphatase PhoX: MDSFDPSRRQVIKGSAAAMAVGAIGSLSALYTRQALAAGDPTRLAPIPSRYGPLAPVADRSTGLPLLQLPRGFSYRSFGWSGDAMSDGQPCPDRHDGMAVVSVRKPGRGPHDHGRGNGHAHGHELVLIRNHERGGATPINAPGVYDTGDIGGGQQAGGGTTTLTFRNGDWHSVEASLGGTLVNCAGGPTPWGSWLSCEEIKTDAASSAGKKHGYVFEVHTDAERTTGRPLVALGRFSHEAVAIDPRTGIVYLTEDDRNKAGLYRFVPNDRAGRYGSLEHGGRLQAARVRGRPNADLTVAAIGDEYALEWVDVPDPDLDSIVAPSGFPDISAGETLSGPFAQAWSSGALRMSRGEGIWHSGGRMFIVDTSTGVDAQGRKGRGNGSVWVLDLATQRIRALFVSGNQLAAHNPDNITVSARGGVLLCEDGGESPDEYGPGARLIGLTRKGESFYFCKNNIELTSTQIAGAGKVIEEGDYREAEFCGACWDPWGRTLFVNIQTPGITFAITGPWERGQL, encoded by the coding sequence ATGGATTCGTTCGATCCCTCCCGCCGCCAGGTCATCAAGGGCAGCGCTGCCGCCATGGCAGTCGGTGCCATCGGCAGCCTCAGCGCGCTGTATACGCGCCAGGCCCTCGCCGCCGGCGACCCGACCCGCCTTGCCCCCATCCCCAGCCGTTACGGCCCGCTGGCCCCGGTTGCCGACCGCAGTACCGGGCTGCCGTTGCTGCAGTTGCCGCGCGGCTTCAGCTACCGCTCCTTCGGCTGGAGCGGCGATGCGATGAGCGATGGCCAACCCTGCCCCGACCGCCACGACGGCATGGCGGTGGTGTCCGTGCGCAAGCCCGGTCGCGGCCCGCACGATCACGGCCGCGGCAATGGACATGCCCACGGCCACGAACTGGTGCTGATCCGCAACCACGAACGCGGCGGCGCCACCCCGATCAACGCCCCCGGCGTGTACGACACCGGCGACATCGGTGGCGGCCAGCAGGCCGGCGGCGGCACCACCACGCTGACCTTCCGCAACGGCGACTGGCATTCGGTCGAAGCCAGCCTGGGCGGCACCCTGGTGAACTGCGCCGGCGGCCCCACGCCGTGGGGCAGCTGGCTGAGCTGCGAAGAGATCAAGACCGATGCGGCCTCCAGCGCCGGCAAGAAGCACGGCTACGTGTTCGAAGTCCACACCGATGCCGAACGCACCACCGGCCGCCCGCTGGTCGCCCTGGGCCGTTTCAGCCATGAAGCGGTGGCGATCGACCCGCGCACCGGCATCGTCTATCTCACCGAGGACGACCGGAACAAGGCCGGGCTGTACCGCTTCGTGCCGAACGACCGCGCCGGGCGTTACGGCTCGCTCGAACACGGCGGTCGCCTGCAGGCGGCGCGCGTGCGCGGCCGGCCCAACGCCGACCTCACCGTGGCCGCGATCGGCGATGAGTACGCGCTGGAGTGGGTCGATGTGCCCGACCCGGACCTGGACAGCATCGTCGCGCCGTCCGGCTTTCCGGACATCTCCGCCGGCGAAACGCTCAGCGGTCCGTTCGCGCAGGCCTGGAGTTCCGGCGCGCTGCGCATGAGTCGCGGCGAAGGCATCTGGCACAGCGGTGGGCGCATGTTCATCGTCGACACCAGTACCGGCGTCGATGCGCAGGGCCGCAAGGGCCGGGGCAACGGTTCGGTGTGGGTGCTCGACCTGGCCACCCAGCGCATCCGCGCCCTGTTCGTCAGCGGCAACCAGTTGGCCGCGCACAACCCCGACAACATCACGGTCAGCGCGCGCGGCGGCGTGCTGTTGTGCGAGGACGGCGGCGAGAGCCCGGACGAGTACGGCCCCGGAGCGCGCCTGATCGGTCTGACGCGCAAGGGCGAGTCGTTCTATTTCTGCAAGAACAACATCGAGCTGACGTCCACGCAGATCGCCGGTGCCGGAAAGGTCATCGAGGAAGGCGACTATCGCGAGGCCGAGTTCTGTGGCGCCTGCTGGGACCCGTGGGGCCGCACGCTGTTCGTGAACATCCAGACCCCCGGCATCACCTTCGCCATCACCGGGCCCTGGGAACGCGGGCAACTGTAA
- the tesB gene encoding acyl-CoA thioesterase II: MTAPASEQVVHELVELLSLERLEDNLFRGQSRDIGTKYVFGGQVLGQALSAAQATMNVPRSAHSLHAYFLRAGDIAAPIVYQIDRTRDGGSFSVRRITAIQHGEVIFFMAASFQEIEDAGEHQLSMPEVPKPEDIEPAPAVPEHVMATLPIKIQRWLSRKGPFEFRHVYPRDELNPPKRPPYQQFWFRLTERVGDAPELHRALLAYASDFHLLGTATFPHGISYYQPNVQMASLDHALWFHRPFRADDWLLYSIDSPSVQGSRGLARGQIFDRDGRLVASTAQEGLIRVVKDAAAAAHVPAKE; encoded by the coding sequence ATGACCGCCCCCGCTTCCGAGCAAGTCGTTCACGAGCTGGTCGAACTGCTTTCGCTGGAGCGGCTGGAAGACAACCTCTTCCGCGGACAGAGCCGCGACATCGGCACCAAGTACGTCTTTGGCGGGCAGGTGCTGGGGCAGGCGCTCTCGGCCGCGCAGGCCACGATGAACGTCCCGCGCAGCGCGCATTCGCTGCACGCCTACTTCCTGCGTGCCGGCGACATCGCCGCGCCGATCGTCTACCAGATCGACCGCACCCGCGACGGCGGCAGCTTCTCGGTACGCCGCATCACCGCGATCCAGCACGGCGAGGTGATCTTCTTCATGGCCGCCTCGTTCCAGGAGATCGAGGACGCCGGCGAACACCAGTTGTCGATGCCCGAAGTGCCCAAGCCCGAGGACATCGAGCCGGCGCCGGCCGTGCCCGAGCACGTGATGGCGACACTGCCGATCAAGATCCAGCGCTGGCTGTCGCGCAAGGGGCCGTTCGAGTTCCGCCACGTGTATCCGCGCGACGAACTCAATCCGCCCAAGCGGCCGCCATACCAGCAGTTCTGGTTCCGCCTCACCGAACGCGTCGGCGACGCGCCGGAACTGCACCGCGCCCTGCTCGCCTACGCGTCCGACTTCCACCTGCTGGGCACGGCCACGTTCCCGCACGGCATCAGCTACTACCAGCCGAACGTGCAGATGGCCTCGCTCGACCACGCGCTGTGGTTCCACCGCCCGTTCCGCGCCGACGACTGGCTGCTGTATTCCATCGACAGCCCCAGCGTGCAGGGCAGCCGTGGCCTGGCGCGCGGGCAGATCTTCGACCGCGACGGGCGGCTGGTGGCCAGCACCGCGCAGGAGGGCCTGATCCGCGTGGTGAAGGACGCGGCGGCCGCCGCGCACGTGCCGGCGAAGGAATAG
- a CDS encoding calcium-binding protein — protein sequence MKRNTLSVLLAAAVTAIVAGTAFAAPQAGDAPRRAPLDTNNDGAIDRTEAAAFPRLAAKFDELDRNRDGKLDASERPQHKGHGRRGGHGDGGIGRVAEADTDGDGRISRTEAATLPWIGEKFADIDASRDGFLVRSELTKYHERMRTQREAEHAKRAEERFVEADLNKDGKLSRVEVTEKMPRLAKAFAFLDENRDGFLTRDDLKPPMHR from the coding sequence ATGAAGCGCAATACCCTTTCCGTTCTGCTCGCCGCCGCTGTCACGGCGATCGTCGCCGGCACCGCGTTCGCGGCTCCGCAGGCCGGCGACGCACCGCGCCGGGCGCCGCTCGATACCAACAACGACGGTGCGATCGACCGCACCGAAGCGGCGGCATTCCCGCGCCTGGCCGCGAAGTTCGACGAGCTCGACCGCAATCGCGACGGCAAGCTCGATGCCTCCGAGCGCCCGCAGCACAAGGGGCACGGCCGCCGCGGCGGGCACGGTGACGGTGGCATCGGGCGCGTGGCCGAGGCCGACACCGACGGCGACGGCCGCATCAGCCGCACCGAGGCCGCCACGCTGCCGTGGATCGGCGAGAAGTTCGCCGACATCGATGCCAGCCGCGATGGCTTCCTGGTCCGTAGCGAGCTGACCAAGTACCACGAGCGCATGCGCACCCAGCGCGAGGCCGAGCACGCCAAGCGCGCCGAGGAACGCTTCGTCGAGGCCGACCTCAACAAGGATGGCAAGCTGAGCCGGGTCGAGGTGACCGAGAAGATGCCCCGCCTGGCCAAGGCCTTCGCCTTCCTGGACGAGAACCGCGACGGCTTCCTGACCCGCGACGATCTGAAGCCTCCGATGCATCGTTGA
- a CDS encoding arginyltransferase, with protein MGTEPQDSDDLRLFHTGEHACGYWPERLARDLVLDPRDPRLRQWYPHALGWGFRRSGDIVYRPHCAGCRACVAVRIPVDRFVPDRSQRRCLARNAHVEMRVLPAQRTGEQLALYRRYLAARHAGGGMDGHGAPEFDQFLIGSWSEGRFLELRDPSPQGPGKLLAVAVTDCTETALSAVYTFYDPEEADRGLGTLAILRQLEWARRERRRHLYLGYWIQDHPKMDYKRRFRPLEAFDGRQWHDLP; from the coding sequence ATGGGTACCGAACCACAGGACAGCGACGATCTCCGCCTGTTCCACACCGGCGAGCACGCGTGCGGCTACTGGCCCGAACGCCTCGCCCGCGACCTGGTGCTCGACCCGCGCGACCCGCGCCTGCGCCAGTGGTACCCGCACGCGCTGGGCTGGGGTTTCCGACGTTCCGGCGACATCGTCTACCGCCCGCACTGCGCGGGCTGTCGTGCCTGCGTGGCGGTGCGCATTCCCGTGGACCGTTTCGTTCCCGACCGCAGCCAGCGCCGTTGCCTGGCACGCAACGCGCACGTGGAGATGCGCGTGCTGCCTGCGCAGCGCACGGGCGAGCAGTTGGCGCTCTATCGTCGTTACCTGGCCGCGCGCCACGCCGGCGGCGGCATGGATGGCCACGGCGCGCCGGAGTTCGACCAGTTCCTGATCGGCAGCTGGAGCGAAGGCCGCTTCCTGGAACTGCGCGACCCTTCGCCTCAGGGTCCCGGCAAGCTGCTTGCGGTGGCGGTCACCGACTGCACCGAGACCGCGCTGTCGGCGGTGTACACCTTCTACGATCCCGAGGAAGCCGACCGCGGTCTGGGCACGCTGGCGATCCTGCGCCAGCTGGAATGGGCGCGACGCGAACGCCGTCGCCACCTGTACCTGGGCTACTGGATCCAGGACCATCCGAAGATGGACTACAAACGCCGCTTCCGGCCGCTGGAAGCCTTCGACGGACGGCAATGGCACGACCTGCCCTGA
- a CDS encoding endonuclease/exonuclease/phosphatase family protein: protein MSRLLPAFAASLAVVLAACTQINIKGDPEAWARSMNGDSTLRVATYNTSLYEDDTGGLIRRLEGADAGARKIASVLQRVRPDLVLLNEFDYDEAGRAADLFQHQYLEVAQPGGGDPLRYPYRYLAPVNTGVPSGLDLDRNGSAGGEGRNRGNDAWGYGLHPGQYGLLVLSKYPIDADQVRTFQLLKWSAMPGARQPRDPSTGEPWYPPQVWSQLRLSSKSHWDVPVQTPTGVVHFLVSHPTPPVFDGPEDRNGARNADEIRLWHEYLSPGDNPWLCDDRGHCGGLPANARFVIAGDLNNDPVDGDGRHEAILELLEHPRVARYATPRSEGAVEVTRKYADTGVAHRGSPAHATGDFGPKAGTMRLDYVLPSVGFAVKGSGVFWPSAAAPEAAIADGSDHHLVWVDLDAGGE from the coding sequence ATGTCCAGACTCCTCCCCGCCTTCGCGGCTTCGCTTGCCGTCGTCCTCGCCGCCTGCACCCAGATCAACATCAAGGGCGATCCCGAAGCCTGGGCACGCTCGATGAACGGTGATTCCACGCTGCGCGTGGCGACCTACAACACCTCGCTGTACGAGGACGACACCGGTGGCCTGATCCGTCGCCTGGAAGGCGCGGATGCGGGCGCGCGCAAGATCGCCTCGGTGCTGCAGCGCGTGCGCCCGGACCTGGTCCTACTCAACGAATTCGACTACGACGAAGCCGGACGCGCGGCGGACCTGTTCCAGCATCAGTACCTGGAAGTCGCGCAGCCGGGTGGCGGCGATCCGCTGCGCTATCCCTATCGTTACCTTGCCCCGGTCAACACCGGCGTGCCCAGCGGGCTGGACCTGGACCGCAACGGCAGCGCCGGCGGCGAAGGCCGCAACCGCGGCAACGACGCCTGGGGTTACGGCCTGCACCCAGGCCAGTACGGCCTGCTCGTGCTGTCGAAGTACCCGATCGACGCCGACCAGGTACGCACCTTCCAGCTGCTCAAGTGGAGCGCGATGCCCGGCGCACGCCAGCCACGCGATCCCTCCACGGGCGAGCCCTGGTATCCGCCGCAGGTGTGGTCGCAACTGCGGTTGTCGTCGAAGTCGCACTGGGACGTGCCGGTGCAGACGCCGACGGGCGTCGTGCACTTCCTCGTCTCGCACCCCACGCCACCGGTATTCGACGGCCCCGAAGACCGCAACGGCGCGCGCAACGCGGACGAGATCCGCCTGTGGCACGAATACCTCTCGCCCGGCGACAATCCGTGGCTGTGCGACGACCGCGGCCATTGCGGCGGCTTGCCGGCGAACGCGCGTTTCGTGATCGCCGGCGACCTCAACAACGACCCGGTCGACGGCGACGGCCGCCACGAGGCCATCCTCGAACTGCTCGAGCACCCGCGCGTGGCGCGTTACGCCACGCCGCGCAGCGAAGGCGCGGTGGAAGTGACGCGCAAGTACGCCGACACCGGCGTCGCGCACCGCGGCTCACCCGCGCACGCCACCGGCGATTTCGGCCCGAAGGCCGGCACGATGCGCCTGGATTACGTGTTGCCGTCGGTGGGTTTCGCGGTGAAGGGCAGCGGCGTGTTCTGGCCGTCCGCCGCTGCACCGGAAGCCGCCATTGCCGACGGTAGCGACCATCATCTGGTGTGGGTGGATCTGGACGCCGGCGGAGAGTAA